From one Solanum lycopersicum chromosome 12, SLM_r2.1 genomic stretch:
- the LOC138340394 gene encoding uncharacterized protein, with translation MSCLLKGDHITRRCTIVCCDKVMNHVLVDDGSGLNIFPLSTLRQLRFDLGKLEQNQVNVRAFDEVKRDKLGTVNLIIQMGLEEFSAQFQVLDIDTSYNLLLRRTSIHMVGVVPSTLHQMMKILLKDEELVIHGEGSHSGR, from the coding sequence ATGAGTTGCCTTTTGAAGGGAGATCACATAACAAGGCGTTGCACTATTGTATGTTGTGACAAGGTCATGAACCACGTCTTGGTGGATGATGGATCTGGTCTGAACATTTTCCCATTGTCAACATTGAGGCAGCTAAGGTTTGACTTGGGGAAGCTAGAACAAAACCAAGTAAATGTAAGAGCCTTTGATGAGGTAAAGAGAGATAAGTTGGGGACGGTAAATCTGATCATCCAAATGGGTCTGGAAGAATTCAGTGCACAGTTCCAAGTCTTAGACATCGACACCAGCTACAACCTTCTTCTGCGAAGGACTTCCATCCATATGGTTGGAGTTGTGCCTTCTACCCTGCATCAGATGatgaaaattcttttgaaggatgAAGAGTTGGTTATTCATGGTGAGGGGAGTCACTCGGGAAGATAG